In Desulfobulbus oralis, one DNA window encodes the following:
- the galE gene encoding UDP-glucose 4-epimerase GalE produces MHVLVTGGAGYIGSHTCLELLHSGCRVTVVDNLCNSSRVALERVQELAGRSLGFVELDLLDKPGLRRLFAQNPDMDAVIHFAGLKAVGESVRKPLLYYQNNLIATLNLCEVMAACGVWHLVFSSSATVYGTPERLPILENFPTSAASPYGRTKLMIEEILQDLHASEPRWQMVLLRYFNPVGAHESGRIGEDPRGIPNNLMPFITQVAAGRLKELAVFGGDYPTPDGTCIRDYLHVVDLARGHVCALEHTAGRPGVAVYNLGTGRGHSVLDMVQTFMAATGIEIPYHIAPRRPGDVAVCYADAALARRELGWQSEYGLEDMCRHAWNWQKNNPEGYPAR; encoded by the coding sequence ATGCATGTGCTTGTGACCGGCGGAGCCGGGTATATCGGCAGTCACACCTGCCTGGAACTGTTGCACTCCGGCTGCCGGGTGACGGTGGTGGACAACCTCTGCAATTCGAGCCGGGTGGCCCTGGAGCGGGTGCAGGAGCTGGCGGGCCGGAGTCTGGGCTTTGTCGAGCTGGATCTTCTGGACAAGCCCGGTCTGCGCAGGCTTTTTGCGCAGAACCCGGACATGGATGCGGTCATCCACTTCGCCGGGCTGAAGGCAGTGGGCGAGTCGGTGCGCAAGCCGCTGCTCTACTATCAGAACAACCTGATCGCCACCCTGAATCTCTGCGAGGTCATGGCGGCCTGCGGGGTCTGGCATCTGGTCTTTTCGTCCTCCGCCACGGTGTACGGCACGCCGGAGCGCCTGCCCATTCTGGAAAATTTCCCCACTTCGGCTGCCAGTCCCTATGGCCGCACCAAGCTGATGATCGAGGAGATTCTGCAGGATCTGCACGCAAGCGAGCCGCGCTGGCAGATGGTGCTGCTGCGCTATTTCAATCCGGTGGGCGCCCATGAAAGCGGCCGCATCGGGGAAGACCCCCGGGGCATTCCCAACAACCTCATGCCCTTCATCACCCAGGTGGCGGCCGGCCGGCTGAAGGAACTGGCGGTGTTCGGAGGCGACTATCCCACGCCGGACGGCACCTGTATCCGCGATTACCTGCACGTGGTGGATCTGGCCAGGGGGCATGTCTGCGCGCTGGAGCACACCGCCGGCCGGCCCGGCGTTGCCGTGTACAATCTGGGCACCGGCAGGGGGCATTCGGTGCTGGACATGGTGCAGACCTTCATGGCAGCCACGGGCATCGAGATTCCCTACCACATCGCCCCGCGCCGGCCGGGCGATGTGGCCGTCTGCTATGCCGATGCCGCTTTGGCGCGCAGGGAGCTGGGCTGGCAGAGCGAATATGGCCTTGAAGACATGTGCCGCCATGCCTGGAACTGGCAGAAAAACAACCCGGAGGGCTATCCGGCCCGCTGA
- a CDS encoding tautomerase family protein, which translates to MPYVSIRVAGTLTREQKAQIASEVTETIHRVANKPKENIMIMIDELSRENIAKEGKLLDGK; encoded by the coding sequence ATGCCGTACGTCAGCATCCGGGTCGCCGGGACCCTGACCAGAGAACAGAAGGCCCAGATCGCCAGCGAGGTGACCGAGACCATCCACCGCGTGGCGAACAAGCCCAAGGAAAACATCATGATCATGATCGATGAACTGAGCCGGGAAAACATTGCCAAGGAAGGCAAGCTGCTCGATGGCAAATAG